From Larus michahellis chromosome 8, bLarMic1.1, whole genome shotgun sequence, one genomic window encodes:
- the IVNS1ABP gene encoding influenza virus NS1A-binding protein: MIPNGYLMFEDENFIESSVAKLNALRKSGQFCDVRLQVCGHEMLAHRAVLACCSPYLFEIFNSDSDSHGISHVKFDDLNPEAVEVLLNYAYTAQLKADKELVKDVYSAAKKLKMERVKQVCGDYLLSKMDVQSCISYRNFASCMGDARLLNKIDGYIQEHLLRISEQEEFLKLPRLKLEVMLEDNVGLPSNGKLYTKVINWVQRSIWENGDSLEDLMEEVQTLYYSADHKLLDGNLLDGQAEVYGSDDDHIQFVQKKPPRENDHKQISSSSCGSLSPNATVQSPKHEWKIIASEKTSSNTYLCLAVLDGVLCVIFLHGRNSPQSSPTSTPRLLKSLSFELQPNNIIEKPMSPMQYARSGLGTAELNGKLIAAGGYNREECLRTVECYDPQKDTWTFIAPMRTPRARFQMAVLMGQLYVVGGSNGHSDDLSCGEMYEPEIDDWTPVPELRTNRCNAGVCALNGKLYIVGGSDPYGQKGLKNCDVFDPVTKSWTSCAPLNIRRHQSAVCELGGYLYIIGGAESWNCLNSVERYNPENNTWTLIAPMNVARRGAGVAVRDGKLFVGGGFDGSHAVSCVEMYDPARNEWKMMGSMTTPRSNAGITTVANTIYAVGGFDGNEFLNTVEVYNPESNEWSPYTKIYKF, translated from the exons ATGATTCCTAATGGGTATTTGATGTTTGAAGATGAAAACTTCATCGAGTCATCTGTTGCCAAACTAAATGCCTTACGTAAAAGTGGTCAGTTCTGTGATGTCCGTCTCCAG gTATGTGGACATGAGATGTTGGCGCACCGAGCCGTGCTAGCTTGCTGCAGTCCCTACCTGTTTGAAATCTTCAATAGTGATAGTGATTCtcatggaatttcccatgttaaATTTGATGATCTCAATCCAGAAGCTGTTGAAGTTCTGTTGAATTATGCCTATACTGCTCA gTTAAAAGCTGATAAAGAACTGGTGAAAGATGTATACTCTGCAGCAAAGAAGTTGAAGATGGAGAGAGTTAAGCAG gtTTGTGGTGATTACTTGCTCTCCAAGATGGATGTTCAGAGCTGTATCTCTTACCGGAACTTTGCAAGTTGTATGGGAGACGCGCGTTTGTTGAACAAGATTGATGGCTACATTCAGGAACATCTTTTACGGATTTCAGAACAGGAAGAATTTCTGAAACTTCCACGGTTAAAG CTTGAAGTAATGCTGGAAGACAATGTTGGCCTACCTAGCAATGGCAAATTGTACACAAAGGTAATCAACTGGGTACAGCGCAGCATCTGGGAGAATGGAGACAGCCTGGAAGATCTAATGGAAGAG GTTCAAACGCTGTACTACTCAGCTGATCACAAGCTGCTTGATGGAAATCTGCTAGATGGACAGGCTGAGGTGTATGGCAGTGATGATGACCACATTCAGTTTGTGCAG AAGAAGCCACCACGTGAGAATGATCACAAGCAGATCAGTAGCAGCTCCTGTGGAAGTCTTTCTCCAAATGCTACTGTTCAGAGTCCTAAACACGAATGGAAAATCATTGCTTCAGAGAAAACCTCAA GTAACACCTACCTGTGTCTTGCTGTTCTGGATGGTGTGCTGTGCGTGATATTCCTGCACGGCCGGAACAGCCCGCAGAGCTCGCCCACGAGCACCCCACGGCTGCTGAAGAGTCTGAGCTTCGAGCTTCAACCGAACAACATCATAGAGAAGCCCATGTCTCCAATGCAGTATGCTCGGTCTGGACTGGGCACGGCTGAACTTAACGGCAAGCTGATCGCTGCAG GGGGATATAACAGAGAGGAGTGTTTGCGCACAGTGGAATGCTACGATCCGCAAAAGGACACTTGGACTTTCATTGCACCGATGAGAACACCCAGAGCTCGGTTCCAGATGGCAGTTTTAATG GGGCAGCTGTATGTTGTGGGTGGGTCAAACGGTCACTCGGATGACTTGAGCTGTGGAGAAATGTATGAGCCAGAGATAGATGACTGGACTCCAGTGCCGGAGCTGAGAACCAATCGCTGCAATGCAG GAGTATGTGCCCTGAATGGAAAACTGTACATTGTTGGTGGTTCAGATCCTTATGGCCAAAAGGGACTTAAGAACTGTGATGTGTTTGATCCTGTAACAAAATCTTGGACGAGCTGTGCCCCCCTTAATATCC GGAGACACCAGTCGGCCGTGTGTGAGCTGGGGGGGTATTTGTACATCATCGGAGGAGCAGAGTCGTGGAACTGCCTGAACAGCGTGGAGCGGTACAATCCGGAGAACAACACTTGGACGCTGATAGCGCCCATGAACGTGGCTCGACGCGGAGCCGGAGTGGCTGTTCGTGACG GAAAGCTCTTTGTTGGCGGAGGCTTTGATGGCTCGCATGCGGTGAGCTGTGTGGAGATGTACGACCCCGCGAGGAACGAGTGGAAGATGATGGGCAGCATGACGACTCCCAGGAGCAACGCTGGCATCACCACGGTGGCAAACACTATCTATGCCGTTGGGGGGTTTGATGGCAATGAATTCTTGAACACGGTTGAAGTCTACAATCCGGAGTCAAACGAATGGAGCCCCTACACAAAAATTTACAAGTTTTAA